From a single Alloactinosynnema sp. L-07 genomic region:
- a CDS encoding ABC transporter permease: MSNTMSPAKKPMTLALTDSATMLRRNLRRMVRYPSMTVLLIGMPIVFLLLFVYVFGGTLGAGIGGAGGGRDVYVNYVTPAIILMTISSAVQGTAISVAMDMTEGIVDRFKTMSIARVSVLTGHVVGSVIQTMMSIAAVLGVALLIGFSPSASVGDWFATVGVLVMMTFAFVWLSVALGLASKSVEASSNVGMPLVLLPFLGSGFVPTDSMPTVLRWFAEYQPFTPLIETLRGLLMGTPIGNNAAIAVGWCVVIALGGYLWSKKLFNRESAR; encoded by the coding sequence AGCCGATGACCCTCGCACTGACCGACTCGGCGACCATGCTTCGCCGCAACCTCAGGCGCATGGTGCGCTACCCGTCGATGACGGTGTTGCTCATCGGGATGCCGATCGTCTTCCTTCTGCTGTTCGTCTACGTCTTCGGCGGCACGCTCGGCGCCGGGATCGGCGGCGCGGGCGGCGGGCGCGACGTATATGTCAACTACGTCACCCCGGCGATCATCCTGATGACGATCTCCTCGGCGGTCCAGGGCACCGCCATCTCGGTCGCCATGGACATGACCGAGGGCATCGTCGACCGGTTCAAAACCATGTCCATCGCCCGCGTGTCCGTCCTCACCGGACACGTCGTCGGCAGCGTCATCCAGACGATGATGAGCATCGCCGCCGTCCTCGGTGTCGCGCTGCTCATCGGCTTCAGCCCGTCGGCGAGCGTCGGCGATTGGTTCGCCACCGTCGGTGTCCTGGTGATGATGACCTTCGCCTTCGTCTGGCTGTCGGTCGCGCTCGGCCTGGCCAGCAAGAGCGTCGAGGCGTCGAGCAACGTCGGTATGCCGCTGGTCCTGCTTCCGTTCCTGGGCAGCGGGTTCGTCCCGACCGACTCGATGCCGACGGTGCTGCGCTGGTTCGCCGAGTACCAGCCGTTCACCCCGCTCATCGAGACCCTGCGCGGTCTGCTGATGGGCACTCCGATCGGGAACAACGCCGCGATCGCGGTGGGCTGGTGCGTCGTCATCGCCCTCGGCGGCTA